A DNA window from Sediminitomix flava contains the following coding sequences:
- a CDS encoding T9SS type B sorting domain-containing protein — protein MLTIKKILFTFFLLSLNFLLCFEASATHIRAGDLSVRRIGNSSLEYEITVFLYRDFEGIPAQAGEISFGTGDSESVNPQSQGFINDGTTEVLLYQTTYIFPSPGWYDISYLESNRNDNVLNMDFSGATPFYIESSFLINPILGLNSSPVLLIAPVDKAAIGQRFIHNPGAFDAEGDSLAYRMTICKQGKDTDVENYRFPNNPNENWTEMTEDGDTPGQFYIDPITGDLVWDAPSEAGEYNVAFFVDEFRDGEIISSVNRDMQIVVEDYDNERPELIIPNDTCIVVGDILLDTIYAIDPDSDRVTLSLETIVPPNDEPDFRVLGLQPPNGYEEGVFTWSPSCGAVRELPYEFTFKAKDERQGGRNIAELVDLKTWRVTVVGPPPQNLNAELDEGLPQITLTWDDYTCENAETMVIYRKKGSFEFDPVCETGIPDYTGYEYLGEVPIDETTYIDQDLERGTNYCYRIYAVFRGPQGGESISSTEVCSFVPDLFYMTNVTVDETDTNSGQITIRWTQPDPELVDDYNVITYDLYRTTQSNLGTMTLIEDNISESDTTYIDQILNTTQEDYAYQVTLKGDGDSISSSILTTQVRLGAAPSSESITINWKADVPWNLTSTYLHYVYRKLATEDESDYQLIDSVSTQTSGLSYTDTGAEPFTLEELTEYNYVVQTFGSYEVPLIREPLENWSQEIITSLLDTIPPCPPVLTLDLLNCDLLPQIGDISPTEDCISDSFENRTSWVNNPDENCTEPVAYYKLYYSPRPSDSKEDYILLDSLTDLSFIHSDLVSVAGCYAVTALDVNGNESDFSNIECQDTCPLFELPNAFSPNNDGINDFFTPMKCPRFVKEVDFKVFNRWGELMYENNEDPLINWDGTNTNGNPVSPGVYYYEAEVSFYRLEESQETERFKGWIQVLTNEVKNAPK, from the coding sequence ATGCTTACTATAAAAAAAATTCTATTTACCTTTTTCCTACTAAGCTTAAATTTCTTACTCTGTTTTGAAGCTTCAGCAACCCACATTCGTGCAGGTGATTTGTCTGTTAGAAGAATTGGTAATAGCTCATTAGAATATGAAATTACTGTTTTCCTGTATCGTGATTTTGAAGGTATTCCTGCTCAAGCTGGTGAAATTAGCTTTGGAACAGGAGACTCTGAAAGTGTAAATCCTCAATCGCAAGGTTTTATAAATGATGGAACAACAGAAGTACTTCTTTATCAGACTACTTATATTTTCCCATCTCCTGGTTGGTACGATATCAGTTATTTAGAAAGTAACCGTAACGATAATGTACTCAACATGGATTTTTCAGGAGCTACTCCTTTTTATATCGAATCTAGCTTTTTAATTAATCCAATATTAGGACTGAACTCATCACCTGTTCTTCTGATTGCTCCCGTTGATAAAGCTGCCATAGGACAACGTTTTATTCATAACCCAGGTGCTTTTGATGCAGAAGGAGATAGTCTTGCATATCGTATGACTATTTGTAAACAAGGAAAAGATACAGACGTTGAAAATTACCGTTTCCCTAATAATCCAAATGAGAATTGGACTGAAATGACTGAGGACGGTGACACCCCAGGACAATTCTACATTGACCCCATCACTGGAGACTTAGTTTGGGATGCACCATCTGAAGCAGGAGAATATAATGTTGCCTTTTTCGTAGATGAGTTTAGAGATGGAGAAATAATTAGTTCTGTAAATAGGGATATGCAGATTGTTGTGGAAGATTATGATAATGAAAGACCAGAACTAATTATACCAAATGATACCTGTATCGTTGTTGGAGACATTTTGCTTGACACTATTTATGCCATAGACCCAGACTCCGACAGAGTAACTTTATCCCTTGAAACGATTGTACCTCCAAATGACGAACCAGACTTTAGGGTTTTAGGGCTTCAACCCCCAAATGGTTATGAAGAAGGTGTATTTACTTGGAGTCCTAGTTGTGGAGCCGTTAGAGAATTGCCTTATGAATTTACATTTAAGGCGAAAGATGAAAGACAAGGAGGTCGAAATATAGCTGAACTTGTCGATCTCAAAACATGGCGAGTAACAGTTGTTGGTCCTCCACCTCAAAACCTAAATGCCGAATTGGACGAAGGCTTACCTCAAATCACGTTGACATGGGATGATTATACCTGTGAAAATGCTGAAACAATGGTTATTTACAGGAAAAAAGGATCTTTCGAATTTGATCCTGTCTGTGAAACAGGTATTCCTGATTATACTGGTTATGAATATTTGGGAGAAGTTCCAATTGATGAAACAACTTATATAGACCAAGACCTTGAAAGAGGAACTAACTATTGTTACAGAATCTACGCAGTATTTAGAGGTCCACAAGGTGGAGAAAGTATTAGTTCCACGGAAGTATGTTCCTTTGTACCAGACTTATTTTATATGACAAATGTGACTGTCGATGAAACAGATACAAACAGTGGTCAAATCACTATAAGATGGACACAACCTGATCCTGAATTGGTTGATGACTACAATGTGATCACATATGACTTATACCGAACTACCCAAAGTAATCTCGGTACCATGACTTTAATTGAGGATAATATTTCTGAAAGTGACACTACATATATTGATCAGATACTCAATACTACCCAAGAAGATTATGCTTATCAAGTTACTTTAAAAGGGGACGGTGACTCTATTTCAAGTTCAATACTCACCACACAAGTTCGTTTAGGAGCTGCACCTTCTTCTGAAAGTATTACCATAAATTGGAAAGCAGATGTTCCTTGGAATCTCACGAGTACCTATCTTCATTATGTCTATCGAAAATTAGCTACCGAAGATGAAAGCGACTATCAGTTAATTGATAGTGTTTCTACTCAAACGAGTGGCCTATCTTATACCGATACAGGAGCAGAACCATTCACACTGGAAGAACTCACTGAGTATAATTATGTGGTACAAACTTTCGGTTCCTACGAAGTACCTCTAATCAGGGAGCCTTTGGAGAACTGGTCTCAAGAAATTATCACATCTTTATTGGATACTATTCCACCTTGCCCTCCAGTTCTGACATTAGACCTTCTGAACTGTGATCTCTTACCTCAAATTGGAGATATTTCTCCTACAGAAGATTGTATTTCTGATTCATTTGAAAACAGAACTTCTTGGGTAAATAACCCTGATGAAAATTGTACGGAACCTGTAGCTTATTACAAACTATACTACAGTCCACGTCCTTCGGATAGTAAAGAAGATTATATACTTCTTGATTCTCTTACAGACCTTTCATTCATACATTCTGACCTAGTTTCTGTTGCTGGCTGTTATGCGGTAACAGCACTAGATGTGAATGGAAATGAAAGTGACTTCAGTAATATTGAATGTCAAGACACCTGTCCTCTATTTGAATTGCCAAATGCTTTCAGTCCTAATAATGATGGGATCAATGATTTCTTCACACCAATGAAGTGCCCAAGATTTGTCAAAGAAGTTGACTTTAAAGTGTTTAATCGTTGGGGAGAACTTATGTATGAAAACAATGAAGACCCATTAATTAATTGGGATGGAACAAACACCAATGGGAATCCTGTAAGCCCAGGTGTTTACTATTACGAAGCTGAAGT